The following proteins are co-located in the Castanea sativa cultivar Marrone di Chiusa Pesio chromosome 8, ASM4071231v1 genome:
- the LOC142607395 gene encoding uncharacterized protein LOC142607395: MASSKSSSSSTPGGSTDAEREKALDQLLTVLAFCEDDKLHILLSRLLPFAISSLSFQSSLVRNKVLEILSHVNKRVKHQPEIALPLLELWNMYSEANAAPMVRNFCIVYIEMAFERVQAQQKEELAPMLLVNISKLPLQHQEIILRIATKVIGECHSSQIDDEVAAKYRSINDSQDRELFIEFCLHTVLYQPPSQSGGCPPGLSIAQASRVSGKHQLKSDMLLMRKLGILNVIEAMEFAPELVYPIYVAACVDWQEPVVKRGEELLKKKGSGANLENPNLINKLFILFNGTAGAGNVEPDLRVNPGNPALKSRLMSIFCHSVMAANSFPSTLQCIFGCIYGSGTTSRLKQLGMEFTVWVFKHAKIDQLKLIGPIILTAILKSLDSYSDSKSDATARDTKTFAYQAIGLLAQRMPQLFSGKIDIALRLFDALKVEDQSLRFIVQEATNSLAAAYKEAPATVLRDLETLLLKSSQEEKSEVRFCALRWATSLYDMQHCPSRFICILGTADSKLDIREMALEGLFPVKDEGRIMTQNLDLRYPKLGVMLDYILKKQPKLLESNETREHKLLFPSKTYVAMIKFLLKCFESQLELNNSLEGSSEFQSSVEAMCLLLEHAMSYEGSVELHANASKALIDIACHFPKMIASHYAHKLSWLKALLSHVDLDTRESVARLLGIASSALPMPAASAFIHELIASISGTHKLRFETQHGALCAIGYITADCMSRTPTISETLFQTTLKCLVDVVVSETATLASIAMQALGHIGLRVSLPPLVNDSSSVDILTVLHEKLRKLVSGDDIKAIQKIVISIGHICVKETESSHLNIALDLIFSLSRSKVEDILFAAGEALSFLWGDVPVTADAILKTNYTSLSMFSNFLTGDVTSSLAKYGPIEKGKVNDDCHAMVRDAITRKLFDVLLYSTRKEERCSGTVWLLSLTMYAGHHPAIQQMLPEIQEAFSHLLGEQNELTQELASHGMSIVYEIGDAAMKENLVNALVSTLTGSGKRKRAIKLVEDSEVFQEGTIGENLSGGKLSTYKELCSLANEMGQPDLIYKFMDLANYQASLYSKRGAAFGFSKIAKQAGDALTPYLRSLIPRLVRYQYDPDKNVQDAMAHIWKSLVTDSKKTIDENLDLIIDDLLIQCGSRLWRSREASCLALADIIQGRKFDQVGKHLKKLWSAAFRAMDDIKETVRTSGDKLCRSVTSLTKRLCDASLTEISDASQAMNIVLPFLLVEGILSKVDSIRKASIEVVTKLAKGAGIAVRPHLSDLVCCMLESLSSLEDQGLNYVELHAANAGIQTEKLEHLRISIAKGSPMWETLDICIKVVDTESLDPLVPRLAQLVRSGVGLNTRVGVASFITLLVQNVGADIRPHTNMLLRLLFPVVTEEKSVAAKRAFANACAIVLKHVTPLQAQKLIEETAALHLGDRNAQISCAILLKSYLSMASDVVSGYHAAIVPVIFLSRFEDDKHISGLFEELWEESTSGERITLQLYLGEIVSLICESITLSSWASKRKSALAICKLSEVLGESMSSYYQILLQSLMKEVPGRLWEGKDALLNALGALSASCHAAISTGDPASPNAILSLVSSACTKKVKKYREAAFSCLDQVIKAFGLPEFFNLVFPLLFDMCNLAALNKSGQAPLASDAAKTESEATEDVSVPHEKILDCMTSCIHVAHINDILEQKKNLLHIFITSLSPGSPWTVKTSVFSSIKELCSRLNQASVDFQGTSLHANITSLVQELFHSVSPEVVQCISTVKIAQVHITASECLLEITKLFRDLPSAHLIDVGFKNEILNQLGVEKNGEARSLLKRCIDILENLKIENVQ, encoded by the exons GTGATTGGTGAATGTCATTCAAGTCAAATTGATGATGAAGTTGCTGCCAAGTATAGATCAATAAATGATTCTCAGGATAGGGAGCTCTTCATTGAATTTTGTCTTCATACAGTTTTGTATCAACCACCATCTCAAAG TGGAGGATGTCCACCTGGACTTTCAATTGCTCAAGCCAGTCGTGTTAGTGGGAAACATCAATTGAAAAGTGATATGCTTTTAATGAGAAAG TTGGGGATCTTGAATGTTATTGAAGCCATGGAGTTCGCCCCTGAGCTTGTTTATCCTATATATGTGGCTGCTTGTGTAGATTG GCAGGAGCCTGTTGTTAAGAGAGGGGAGGAGCTTTTAAAGAAGAAGGGTTCTGGTGCGAATTTAGAGAATCCCAACCTGATAAAcaaactatttatattatttaatg GTACTGCTGGAGCAGGAAATGTTGAACCAGATTTAAGAGTCAATCCTGGGAATCCTGCTCTTAAGTCCAGACTGATGTCTATTTTCTGCCATTCTGTAATGGCCGCAAACAGTTTCCCATCAACTTTGCAGTGCATATTTGGCTGCATATATG GAAGTGGTACCACATCAAGGTTGAAGCAGTTGGGAATGGAGTTTACCGTCTGGGTATTTAAACAC GCCAAAATTGATCAACTTAAGCTTATTGGCCCAATTATACTCACTGCAATCCTGAAGTCACTTGACAGTTATTCAGATTCAAAATCAG ATGCTACTGCTAGGGACACCAAGACTTTTGCTTATCAAGCAATTGGGTTGTTAGCACAGCGCATGCCTCAACTTTTCAG tgGTAAGATCGACATAGCCTTACGTCTTTTTGATGCATTGAAAGTAGAGGACCAGTCTCTTCGTTTCATTGTTCAAGAAGCAACCAATTCCCTTGCTGCAGCATACAAg GAAGCCCCTGCAACAGTGTTAAGGGATTTGGAAACTCTTTTACTGAAAAGTTCTCAAGAG GAAAAAAGTGAAGTACGGTTCTGCGCTCTGAGATGGGCTACTTCTTTATATGATATGCAACATTGCCCAAGTCGGTTTATTTGTATCCTTGGAACTGCAGATTCTAAGTTGGACATAAG GGAAATGGCACTTGAAGGCCTTTTTCCTGTTAAAGATGAAGGACGGATAATGACTCAAAATCTTGATCTTCGATACCCAAAACTTGGTGTCATGCTAGATTATATTCTTAAGAAGCAACCGAAGTTGTTAGAGTCCAATGAAACAAGGGAACATAAGCTTCTTTTCCCATCAAAAACATATGTGGCTATGattaaatttttgttgaagtgcTTTGAGTCACAGTTGGAACTGAACAACTCTCTAGAAGGATCATCTGAATTTCAGTCTTCAGTGGAAGCAATGTGTTTATTACTAGAGCATGCTATGTCATATGAAGGCTCTGTTGAGTTGCATGCCAATGCTTCCAAAGCATTGATAGATATTGCATGTCACTTTCCAAAG ATGATAGCTTCACACTATGCACATAAGTTGTCATGGCTGAAGGCATTGCTTAGTCATGTGGACTTGGATACTCGTGAATCTGTTGCACGCTTACTTGGAATAGCTTCCTCTGCTCTTCCTATGCCTGCAGCATCTGCTTTTATTCATGAACTGATTGCCTCAATCAGTGGAACACACAAGTTAAG gttTGAGACTCAGCATGGAGCATTATGTGCAATAGGATATATTACTGCAGATTGCATGTCTAGAACGCCTACT ATTTCAGAGACATTGTTTCAGACTACTCTTAAGTGCCTGGTTGATGTTGTTGTTTCAGAGACTGCTACACTGGCCTCAATTGCAATGCAGGCACTAGGTCATATTGGGCTGCGTGTTTCATTGCCTCCACTTGTTAATGATTCTAGTTCAG TTGACATTCTGACGGTTTTACATGAAAAGTTGCGGAAGCTAGTTTCTGGTGATGATATTAAAGCGATTCAGAAGATTGTTATTTCCATTGGACATATATGTGTAAAGGAAACAGAATCCTCACATCTAAATATTGCCCTTGATTTGATTTTCAGTCTTAGCCGGTCTAAG GTTGAAGATATCCTCTTTGCTGCTGGGGAGGCTCTATCATTTTTGTGGGGTGATGTTCCTGTGACCGCTGATGCGATTCTCAAAACTAACTATACTTCACTTTCCATGTTTTCAAACTTCCTTACCGGAGATGTGACCTCATCACTAGCAAAATATGGCCCTATTGAGAAAGGCAAAGTGAATGATGATTGTCATGCCATGGTTAGAGATGCAATTACTAGAAAGCTTTTTGATGTTCTTTTATACAGTACCAGAAAAGAAGAGCGCTGTTCCGGAACTGTCTGGTTGCTATCACTTACAATGTATGCTGGCCATCACCCAGCCATTCAACAAATGCTTCCTGAAATTCAG GAGGCTTTCTCACACTTACTTGGTGAACAGAATGAACTTACACAGGAGTTGGCCTCTCATGGCATGAGTATTGTGTATGAAATTGGTGATGCAGCAATGAAGGAAAACTTGGTCAATGCACTTGTAAGCACTCTGACTGGTTCAGGGAAGAGAAAAAGAGCCATCAAG CTTGTTGAAGACTCTGAAGTGTTTCAAGAGGGGACTATTGGTGAAAATCTTAGTGGAGGGAAATTGAGCACTTATAAGGAGCTTTGCAGCTTAGCAAATGAGATGGGGCAACCTGACTTAATCTATAAGTTTATGGATCTTGCTAATTATCAAGCTTCTTTGTATTCCAAGAGGGGTGCTGCTTTTGGGTTTTCCAAGATAGCAAAGCAAGCGGGGGATGCTCTTACACCATATTTACGCTCATTGATTCCAAGGCTTGTTCGTTACCAATATGATCCTGATAAAAATGTCCAG GATGCAATGGCCCACATCTGGAAGTCACTAGTAACAGACTCAAAGAAAACCATTGATGAAAACTTGGACCTCATTATTGATGATTTGTTAATACAATGTGGATCGAGGCTTTGGCGTTCACGTGAGGCATCCTGTCTTGCCCTTGCAGATATCATCCAAGGACGAAAATTTGATCAG GTTGGAAAACATTTGAAGAAATTATGGTCAGCAGCATTTCGAGCCATGGATGACATAAAAGAGACAGTTCGTACTTCTGGTGATAAATTATGCCGTTCTGTAACTTCATTAACTAAGAGGCTTTGTGATGCATCCTTAACTGAAATCTCAGATGCAAGTCAAGCCATGAATATTGTTCTTCCTTTTTTGCTTGTGGAAGGCATATTAAGTAAAGTTGACAGTATCCGTAAGGCATCTATCGAAGTTGTTACAAAACTAGCGAAG GGTGCAGGAATTGCAGTTCGTCCGCATTTATCTGATTTAGTTTGCTGCATGCTGGAAAGTTTATCAAGCCTTGAAGACCAAGGGCTCAATTATGTTGAG TTGCATGCAGCAAATGCTGGAATACAAACAGAGAAGCTCGAACATTTGAGAATTTCGATTGCAAAAGGCTCTCCCATGTGGGAAACTCTTGACATATGCATAAAAGTTGTAGATACTGAATCATTAGATCCATTGGTTCCTCGTCTTGCTCAATTGGTACGCTCTGGAGTAGGCCTCAATACCAG GGTTGGTGTTGCCAGCTTTATTACCTTGCTAGTTCAAAATGTTGGAGCTGATATCAGACCGCATACAAACATGCTATTGAGGCTGTTGTTTCCGGTTGTTACGGAGGAGAAAAGTGTTGCAGCAAAGCGTGCCTTTGCCAATGCTTGTGCCATTGTTCTTAAGCATGTAACACCCCTTCAGGCTCAAAAGttaatagaagaaactgcagctTTACATCTTGGTGACAGGAATGCTCAAATTTCGTGtgcaattttattaaaaagctATTTATCCATGGCCTCAGATGTCGTGAGTGGATATCATGCAGCAATTGTTCCAGTTATCTTTCTTTCAAG GTTTGAGGATGACAAGCATATTTCTGGCTTATTTGAGGAGTTGTGGGAAGAAAGTACAAGCGGTGAACGCATCACCCTCCAGTTGTACTTGGGGGAAATTGTTTCTCTCATATGCGAGAGCATTACATTGTCATCATGGGCAAGTAAAAGAAAG TCAGCCCTAGCAATTTGCAAGCTTAGTGAAGTTTTGGGTGAATCCATGTCTTCTTATTATCAAATTTTGCTCCAATCTCTTATGAAGGAAGTTCCTGGCCGTTTATGGGAG GGGAAGGATGCTCTATTGAATGCTTTAGGTGCTCTCTCTGCATCATGCCATGCAGCAATCTCCACTGGCGATCCTGCCAGTCCCAATGCCATTTTGAGTTTGGTCTCTTCTGCATGCacaaaaaaagtgaagaaatacCGTGAAGCGGCTTTCTCCTGTCTTGATCAG GTCATAAAAGCCTTTGGTCTTCCAGAGTTCTTCAATTTGGTCTTtcctttgttatttgatatgtGCAATTTGGCCGCACTCAATAAGTCTGGGCAAGCACCCTTGGCAAGTGATGCTGCTAAAACAG AATCAGAAGCTACTGAAGATGTATCTGTTCCACATGAGAAAATATTGGACTGCATGACATCTTGCATCCATGTTGCACATATAAATGATATTCTTGAACAGAAAAAGAATTTATTGCACATCTTCATAACTTCCCTGTCGCCTGGATCTCCATGGACAG TCAAAACATCGGTGTTTTCATCAATCAAAGAACTTTGTTCAAGACTCAACCAGGCTTCTGTTGACTTTCAGGGAACTTCCCTTCATGCCAACATAACTTCTTTAGTTCAGGAG tTGTTTCACTCAGTGTCACCTGAGGTAGTCCAATGCATAAGCACGGTAAAGATTGCCCAG GTTCACATCACTGCTTCAGAGTGCCTTCTGGAAATCACCAAGCTGTTCAGAGACCTTCCATCAGCGCATTTGATAGATGTAGGGTTTAAGAATGAGATTCTTAATCAGCTTGGGGTGGAGAAGAATGGGGAGGCAAGGTCATTGTTAAAAAGATGCATCGATATActtgaaaacttgaaaatcGAAAATGTCCAATAA